The Rhodothermales bacterium genome has a segment encoding these proteins:
- a CDS encoding YebC/PmpR family DNA-binding transcriptional regulator → MSGHSKWSKIKRQKAVTDGKRSQSWARIARDIMIAAREGGGDPSMNARLALAVDKAKSDNMPKDNVDRAIKRGTGEIAGADYEEMSYEGYGPCGVAIFVDCLTDNTNRTVADVRHVFNKYGGSMGQTGSVAFLFLRKGSIEVPAEGLDEVELFDLVADAGGEDLVLEDDTFTITTPLESFGSVQAALRAKGIEPSESNLIRVPTTTVSVDPDVAKKLGTLIEMLEDMQDVQAVTTTLNFDEATIEAMS, encoded by the coding sequence ATGTCTGGCCACAGTAAATGGTCTAAAATCAAACGCCAGAAGGCGGTGACCGACGGCAAGCGGTCGCAGTCCTGGGCGCGGATCGCGCGCGACATCATGATCGCGGCGCGCGAGGGCGGCGGCGATCCGTCGATGAACGCCCGGCTGGCGCTGGCCGTCGACAAGGCGAAGTCCGATAACATGCCGAAAGACAACGTGGACCGCGCCATCAAGCGCGGCACGGGGGAGATCGCCGGCGCGGACTACGAGGAGATGAGCTACGAGGGCTACGGCCCCTGCGGCGTCGCCATCTTTGTGGATTGTTTGACCGACAATACCAACCGGACCGTGGCGGACGTGCGCCACGTCTTTAACAAATACGGCGGGAGCATGGGGCAGACGGGCTCCGTGGCCTTCCTCTTCCTCCGCAAGGGCTCCATCGAGGTGCCGGCGGAAGGTCTCGATGAAGTGGAGTTGTTCGACCTCGTGGCGGACGCCGGCGGGGAAGACCTCGTGCTTGAGGACGACACGTTCACCATCACCACCCCCCTCGAATCCTTTGGATCCGTCCAGGCCGCCCTCCGCGCGAAAGGCATCGAGCCGTCGGAATCGAACCTCATCCGCGTCCCGACCACCACCGTCTCCGTCGATCCCGACGTCGCCAAAAAACTCGGCACCCTCATCGAGATGCTCGAGGACATGCAGGACGTTCAGGCCGTCACCACGACCCTCAACTTCGACGAAGCCACCATCGAGGCGATGAGCTAG
- the ruvC gene encoding crossover junction endodeoxyribonuclease RuvC: MLILGIDPGSRFTGYGVIAIERGAERLVEYGVLKLDGTKSHEWRLKHIYDRITEVIERALPDECAIEMPVYGNNAQSMLKLGRAQAAAMLAVLNRELPVVQYTPKEVKLSVTGNGNAAKEQVAYMIRKLLAIGEAEKLDLDASDALAVALCHGHRKSSRQAGEHKNWESFIRNNPGRIVR, from the coding sequence TTGCTGATCCTCGGCATCGACCCTGGCTCCCGGTTCACCGGGTACGGCGTGATAGCGATCGAGCGGGGCGCCGAGCGGTTGGTGGAGTACGGGGTATTGAAGCTGGACGGGACGAAGAGCCACGAGTGGCGGCTGAAGCACATCTACGACCGCATCACCGAGGTCATCGAGCGGGCGTTGCCGGACGAGTGCGCGATCGAGATGCCGGTGTACGGCAACAACGCGCAGTCCATGCTGAAGCTCGGTCGTGCCCAGGCGGCGGCGATGCTGGCGGTGCTGAACCGGGAACTACCCGTGGTGCAGTATACCCCGAAGGAGGTGAAGCTCTCGGTGACCGGCAACGGGAACGCCGCCAAGGAGCAGGTGGCGTACATGATCCGCAAGCTGTTGGCCATCGGGGAAGCCGAGAAGCTCGATCTGGACGCGTCCGACGCGCTAGCGGTGGCGTTATGCCACGGCCACAGGAAGAGCAGCCGGCAGGCCGGCGAGCATAAGAACTGGGAGAGTTTTATCCGAAACAACCCGGGCCGCATCGTCAGGTAA
- a CDS encoding DUF4290 domain-containing protein: MKYPTKIVDRQVGRNAELFARAINKLETPEQRYPYLRILISIVEQAHPEWNQAPQKDRQMGQMISKMCDDLLDVDEVAEVVRVRDEERGFFYD, translated from the coding sequence ATGAAGTACCCGACAAAAATTGTGGACAGACAAGTAGGGCGTAATGCTGAGCTCTTCGCCCGAGCGATTAACAAACTGGAGACGCCCGAACAGCGGTATCCATACCTGCGCATCCTGATCAGCATCGTCGAACAGGCCCATCCCGAGTGGAATCAGGCCCCGCAGAAAGATCGGCAGATGGGTCAGATGATCTCAAAAATGTGCGACGATCTGCTCGATGTGGATGAAGTCGCTGAAGTCGTCCGTGTACGAGACGAAGAACGCGGCTTTTTCTACGACTGA
- a CDS encoding ATP-binding cassette domain-containing protein: protein MAELRIEQVSKRYGQLMAVNDVSFEAHSGRVLGLLGPNGAGKTSTIRMIAYITAPDSGRVTLNGKPVGVWSQERMGYLPEERGLYKKLKVGEQLVYLAELKGLSRSEANRRVKAWLERFDAVDWALKKTEELSKGMQQKMQFISTVVHEPELLILDEPLSGLDPINAGLLNEVILELKQQGRVILFASHRMEQVEQICDDICLISHGEIKLKGALRDVKQRFGRNRVLIEFGGDGAFIDTLEREQAIDIRTRTAHRVELKMLHGHHPSIVLERAMASGIDIHRFERREPSMNDIFVSVVEGGNGLNVDDGEWQTA, encoded by the coding sequence ATGGCCGAATTGCGGATTGAACAGGTGAGTAAGCGATACGGCCAGCTCATGGCCGTAAACGACGTTTCCTTCGAGGCGCACTCGGGTCGCGTGCTTGGCCTCCTGGGGCCCAACGGGGCCGGCAAGACATCCACCATCCGGATGATCGCCTACATCACCGCCCCGGACAGCGGCCGCGTCACCCTGAACGGAAAGCCGGTGGGCGTGTGGAGCCAGGAACGGATGGGGTACCTGCCCGAGGAACGCGGCCTCTACAAAAAGCTGAAAGTGGGCGAGCAACTCGTGTACCTCGCGGAGCTGAAAGGGCTCTCGCGTTCCGAGGCGAATAGGCGCGTGAAGGCGTGGCTGGAGCGGTTCGACGCGGTCGACTGGGCGCTCAAGAAGACCGAAGAGCTGTCCAAGGGCATGCAGCAGAAAATGCAGTTCATCAGTACCGTCGTGCACGAGCCGGAACTGCTGATCCTCGATGAGCCCCTCAGCGGGCTCGACCCGATCAACGCTGGCCTGCTCAACGAGGTCATCCTCGAACTCAAACAGCAGGGCCGGGTCATCCTCTTCGCCTCACATCGGATGGAGCAGGTCGAGCAAATCTGCGACGACATCTGCCTCATTTCCCATGGCGAAATCAAACTAAAGGGTGCCCTGCGCGACGTGAAACAGCGCTTCGGTCGCAATCGCGTCCTGATCGAGTTCGGGGGCGACGGGGCCTTCATCGATACCCTCGAACGTGAACAGGCGATCGACATACGCACCCGCACGGCACATCGTGTGGAGCTGAAGATGCTGCACGGCCATCACCCATCGATCGTCCTCGAACGGGCCATGGCCAGCGGAATCGATATTCACCGCTTCGAACGCCGGGAGCCTTCGATGAATGATATCTTTGTGTCGGTCGTTGAAGGCGGCAACGGCCTCAACGTAGACGACGGCGAGTGGCAGACGGCATGA
- a CDS encoding ABC transporter permease has product MKKIWIVLKSEFIRRVRSVWFIVGTLLAPVMLIAMAVLPAVIGLAASDSEERRIAVLDETGVLFPGLEKYGTEGFLFIASSEPVDSLREAVMMGGYNGYMWLPAGLVNDEGEAVYYSVEGSGLTGEMRLERALSRSLEEHRLAEKNVPQEILDILDTSIPVRTVKLTEQGEEADSAAFYSVLGYIMGFIIYAAMFIYGAYVIQGVLEEKSTRVIEVMVSSVRPFEMLMGKVLGIGAVGLVQMMAWSILMLGATLFAGSIVSLFLNPADLNLPLDASQEQMLQAAEFTIPQIAPRVFIWFVLFFLGGYLLYASLFAAVSSVVEQQQDAQGLLMPIYTLIIIPIMFIMFFVESPNSTLAITLSMIPFFSPILMVVRVAVTEVPFWQVGLSFLLLMGTFVVAMWVSARIYRVGILMYGKKPNLKDLIRWVRYE; this is encoded by the coding sequence ATGAAAAAGATCTGGATTGTCCTCAAAAGCGAATTCATCCGGCGCGTTCGGTCCGTCTGGTTTATCGTCGGCACCCTGCTGGCGCCGGTGATGCTGATCGCCATGGCGGTGCTGCCGGCCGTGATCGGGCTTGCGGCATCGGACAGCGAGGAGCGGCGAATCGCCGTGCTCGACGAAACCGGCGTGCTCTTCCCGGGGCTCGAAAAATACGGCACGGAAGGCTTCCTCTTCATCGCGTCGAGCGAGCCCGTCGACTCGCTTCGCGAGGCGGTCATGATGGGGGGCTATAACGGCTATATGTGGCTGCCGGCCGGCCTGGTAAACGACGAGGGCGAAGCGGTCTATTACTCCGTCGAAGGCAGCGGGCTCACGGGCGAGATGCGCCTCGAACGCGCGCTCAGCCGGTCGCTGGAGGAGCATCGGCTGGCCGAAAAAAACGTCCCGCAGGAGATCCTGGACATCCTCGACACCAGCATCCCCGTTCGCACCGTGAAGCTGACGGAGCAGGGCGAGGAGGCGGACAGCGCGGCGTTTTATTCGGTCCTGGGCTATATCATGGGCTTCATCATTTATGCGGCGATGTTTATCTATGGCGCCTATGTGATCCAGGGAGTCCTCGAGGAGAAGAGCACCCGCGTGATCGAGGTCATGGTGTCGTCCGTCCGACCGTTTGAGATGCTCATGGGCAAGGTGCTCGGCATCGGGGCCGTGGGGCTGGTGCAGATGATGGCGTGGAGTATTCTGATGCTCGGCGCGACGTTGTTCGCCGGCAGCATCGTCTCGCTCTTCCTTAACCCGGCCGACCTGAACCTCCCGCTCGACGCCAGCCAGGAGCAGATGCTCCAGGCCGCCGAATTCACCATCCCCCAGATCGCACCCCGCGTCTTTATCTGGTTCGTGCTGTTTTTCCTGGGGGGATATTTGCTATACGCCAGCCTCTTCGCCGCCGTCTCGTCGGTCGTCGAACAACAACAGGATGCCCAGGGATTGCTGATGCCCATCTATACGCTCATCATCATCCCGATCATGTTTATCATGTTTTTTGTAGAAAGCCCTAATAGCACCCTGGCCATCACGCTCTCGATGATCCCCTTCTTCTCCCCGATCCTGATGGTCGTCCGTGTTGCCGTCACCGAAGTGCCCTTCTGGCAGGTCGGCCTCTCGTTCCTCCTCCTCATGGGCACCTTCGTTGTTGCCATGTGGGTGAGCGCCCGCATCTACCGGGTGGGGATTCTGATGTACGGTAAAAAGCCGAACCTGAAAGATCTGATTCGGTGGGTGAGGTATGAATAG